In Osmia bicornis bicornis chromosome 10, iOsmBic2.1, whole genome shotgun sequence, one genomic interval encodes:
- the LOC114871263 gene encoding 1-phosphatidylinositol 4,5-bisphosphate phosphodiesterase gamma-1 isoform X1, with amino-acid sequence MYNVHISSMNIHNMLNMNGIIPEMEQIISQLERGTVVTKFFSRKRPEKKTLMIRRETRQIVWSGSATFRPFDGSVEIREIKEIKVGKHSKDFEKWPEDAKRIENLRCFVVYYGSEFRLKTLSISALSEKECELWVKGLRRLVQDTIKAPYPLQVERWLRKEFYAMENSRETVTLKDMKAFLPRVNCKIATNKLRELFQEIDTRNRNELGFDDFVVLYHKLMFDQNNLTDWSRLLNYSKTGQIVTVQDFQNFLLTEEQDPLGNNEVEVSCFIRDYLQDPQRDVQEPHFTFSEFIDYLFSKQNSVWDSKYSRIYQDMTKPLAHYWIASSHNTYLMGDQISSESSCQAYVRALRAGCRCIELDCWDGPDGMPFIFHGHTLTTKIKFLDVIKTIKEHAFATSDYPVILSIEDNCTLPQQRKMAITMQEVFGDMLLIQPVDKNETSLPSPHALRRKIILKHKKLPDGVDETSFLIRNDENRQEMDLRNTVKNGILYLEDPVDREWNPHFFVLTQQKLFYTDTFSRTQETEHDDDEEGAIRRPTDGVPNDELHFGEKWFHGKLAKGREEAEELLRRYSHLGDGTFLVRQCVTFVGDYCLSFWRKGKVNHCRIKLKQEMGQTQYYLIDTNCFDSLYSLITHYRNHPLRSQEFLITLQEPVPQPNKHEEKEWWHADCTRTLAEEMLKRIPSDGAFLVRPSEKESNSYAISFRAEKKIKHCRIKLEGRLYTIGSIQFESLVELVNYYERHPLYKKIKLSHPVNQDVIRRMGLDADDGSVYGIPGYMDPTSFASKVTVKAIYDYKARRDDELTLVKHAIITNVHRQSGGWWRGDYGGKKQHWFPASYVEEIEPQDNQGDSTDSMMFGSLQKGSLDIMGAVVELRVGGRPGLEWILRIQNPSMCSVFEVATSSKDTALEWMSSIKETAQNASVRENQHKEMERAWRIAKEMSNLIVYCRSVAFNLERVRTKGFIFNEMSSFPETKAEKLMCQQENKFFIKYHQVQFSRVYPKGQRIDSSNYNPVPMWNAGCQMVALNYQTGDKSMQLNQAKFKENGNCGYILKPDFTFRDDFNPFDKNCLYGVESLKFNIKIIGARHLIRAGRGIASPFVEIEIIGADFDSGTKLTTKTIPDNGFNPMWNESCEFEVLNSYFAFIRFVVQDEDMFGDSNFIGQATFPVRCLRSGYRSVPLKNNFSEDLELASLLIHLRMTSSENHPHSL; translated from the exons atgTATAATGTTCATATAAGTTCCATG AACATACATAACATGTTAAACATGAATGGTATAATACCTGAAATGGAACAAATTATTAGTCAGCTAGAGAGGGGAACTGTGGTAACCAAATTTTTCTCAAGAAAAAGGCCTGAAAAAAAGACTCTCATGATAAGAAGAGAGACCAGACAGATTGTCTGGTCAGGAAGCGCAACATTTAGACCATTTGATGGCTCAG TTGAGATAAgagaaatcaaagaaattaAAGTAGGAAAGCACTCTAAGGATTTTGAAAAATGGCCAGAAGATgcaaaaagaattgaaaatctTAGGTGCTTTGTTGTATACTATGGTTCTGAATTTCGACTTAAAACTCTTTCTATTTCTG CTCTTAGTGAAAAGGAATGTGAACTCTGGGTAAAAGGATTACGTCGTTTAGTTCAAGATACTATAAAGGCTCCGTATCCTTTACAAGTTGAAAGATGGCTAAGGAAAGAATTTTATGCTATGGAGAACTCGAGAGAAAC ggTTACTTTGAAAGATATGAAAGCATTTTTACCTAGAGTAAATTGTAAAATAGCAACGAATAAACTTAGGGAACTCTTTCAAGAAATAGATACGAGAAATAGGAATGAGCTTGGTTTTGACGATTTTGTTGTACTTTATCACAAACTTATGTTTGATCAAAAC AACCTTACAGACTGGAGTAGATTGCTTAATTATTCGAAAACTGGACAAATCGTTACCGTCCAAGATTTTCAAAACTTTTTATTAACTGAGGAACAAGACCCCTTAGGGAATAATGAAGTCGAGGTGTCATGTTTTATTAGAGATTATTTACAAGATCCTCAAAGAGACGTGCAAGAACCACACTTTACGTTTTCGGAATTTATCGATTACTTATTTTCAAAACAAAATTCTGTGTGGGATTCaaaatattctagaatttaCCAAGATATGACTAAACCTCTGGCACATTATTGGATAGCTTCATCGCATAACAC aTATCTAATGGGTGACCAAATTAGCAGTGAAAGTAGTTGTCAAGCTTATGTTCGCGCCTTAAGAGCCGGGTGTAGATGTATAGAACTTGATTGCTGGGATGGACCAGATGGAATgccatttatttttcatggTCATACACTTACTACAAAAATCAAATTCTTAGATGTCATCAAAACTATTAAAGAGCATGCTTTTGCTACTTCCGA CTATCCTGTAATTTTATCCATTGAGGATAATTGTACACTACCTCAGCAACGTAAAATGGCAATTACGATGCAAGAAGTATTTGGTGATATGTTATTAATTCAACCTgtagataaaaatgaaacttctTTACCGTCACCGCATGCATTAAGAAGAAAGATAATATTAAAACATAAAAAGTTACCCGATGGTGTTGATGAAACATCATTTCTTATTCGAAATGATGAAAACAGGCAAGAGATGGATCTTAGAAATACTGTTAAAAATGGTATTCTTTACCTTGAAGATCCTGTCGACAGAGAGTGGAATCCACATTTTTTTGTATTGACacaacaaaaattattttatacggACACGTTTTCCAGAACACAAGAAACTGAACACGATGACGATGAAGAAGGTGCAATTCGGCGACCAACAGAC GGAGTTCCAAATGATGAGCTACATTTTGGAGAGAAATGGTTTCATGGTAAATTAGCAAAAGGACGAGAAGAAGCAGAAGAGCTATTACGACGTTACTCCCATCTTGGTGATGGTACTTTTTTAGTTCGACAATGCGTTACATTTGTAGGAGATTATTGCCTTTCCTTTTGGCGCAAAGGCAAAGTAAATCATTGTCGTATTAAGCTTAAACAAGAAATGGGTCAAACGCAATATTACCTCATTGATACAAACTGTTTTGATAGTCTGTATAGTTTAATTACACATTATCGTAATCATCCTTTAAGGAGCCAA gaattttTAATCACACTTCAAGAACCTGTACCACAACCAAATAAACATGAAGAAAAGGAATGGTGGCATGCAGACTGTACCCGGACTCTAGCTGAAGAAATGTTAAAACGAATTCCTTCGGATGGTGCATTTTTAGTGAGACCAAGTGAAAAAGAAAGCAATTCTTATGCTATATCTTTTAG GGcagagaagaaaataaaacattgtAGAATTAAATTGGAAGGACGTCTATATACGATTGGAAGTATACAATTTGAAAGTTTGGTCGAATTAGTTAATTATTATGAAAGGCATCcactatataaaaaaataaaattgagtCATCCGGTAAATCAAGATGTTATTAGAAGAATGGGATTG GATGCAGATGATGGCTCAGTTTATGGTATTCCTGGTTATATGGATCCCACAAGTTTTGCATCAAAA GTAACTGTAAAGGCTATCTACGATTATAAAGCAAGAAGAGATGATGAGTTAACGTTAGTTAAACACGCTATAATAACAAACGTACATCGGCAAAGCGGAGGTTGGTGGCGAGGAGATTATGGCGGTAAAAAACAACATTGGTTTCCTGCTAGTTATGTGGAAGAAATAGAACCACAGGATAACCAAGGAGAT TCAACTGATTCTATGATGTTTGGTAGTCTACAAAAAGGATCATTGGATATTATGGGTGCCGTTGTTGAATTAAGAGTAGGTGGTAGACCTGGATTAGAATGGATATTGAGAATACAAAATCCTAGCATGTGTTCAGTATTCGAAGTAGCGACTTCTTCGAAAGATACAGCACTCGAATGGATGTCCAGCATTAAAGAAACTGCACAAAATGCTAGTGTTAGG GAAAATCAACATAAAGAAATGGAACGTGCATGGAGAATAGCAAAAGAAATGTCAAATTTAATAGTTTATTGTAGATCTGTTGCATTTAATTTAGAAAGAGTACGAACTAAAGGTTTTATATTTAATGAGATGAGTAGCTTTCCCGAAACGAAAGCTGAGAAACTGATGTGTcaacaagaaaataaatttttcataaaatatcaTCAG GTTCAATTCAGCAGAGTATATCCAAAAGGACAACGTATTGATTCATCAAATTATAATCCTGTGCCAATGTGGAATGCTGGTTGTCAAATGGTAGCGTTAAATTATCAAACTGGAGATAAATCAATGCAACTTAATCAagcaaaatttaaagagaatGGCAATTGTGGTTACATTTTGAAACCCGACTTTACGTTTCGAGATGATTTTAATCCTTTCGATAAAAATTGCTTATACGGAGTAGAATCtcttaaatttaatataaaaattatcgGTGCTAGGCATTTAATTAGAGCGGGTAGGGGTATAGCTAGTCCttttgttgaaattgaaattataggAGCAGATTTTGATTCTGGTACAAAATTAACAACAAAAACGATAC CTGATAATGGATTTAATCCCATGTGGAACGAATCTTGTGAATTCGAAGTTTTAAACTCATACTTCGCGTTCATACGATTTGTAGTGCAGGATGAAGATATGTTTGGTGATAGTAATTTTATTGGACAAGCAACGTTTCCC GTTCGGTGTTTGCGATCAGGATATAGAAGTGttccattaaaaaataattttagcgAAGATCTTGAACTTGCATCGTTACTAATACATCTTCGGATGACATCTTCAGAA AATCATCCGCATAGTTTATAA